A single Mesomycoplasma ovipneumoniae DNA region contains:
- a CDS encoding type I restriction-modification system subunit M, with protein MSKITKQQLGAKIWEAAKTLRKNLEAYEYKDYILGLLLYKFLCQKQIEYLIEDGVSKDDLYLFDNKLDFTNFDFEKTKIEDKDEIDKIRDLTKDSIGYFIEYHNLFNYWVENKNDFNIDVFQRAFNDFNDAVNKTEKNKFGPLFKNLFSKFENELDKLGNNTGERTDNILGLIDIIKDIPTTRQEYDVLGFIYEYLIAQFASTAGKKSGEFYTPHEVSDLMSRIVAYHLRERDKITVYDPTSGSGGLLLNIGKEFKKYNSSKSPVTYYAQEVKSETFNLTRMNLIMSNINPTEIKVRNADTLEDDWPDFDNGDPNAYTLLRVDAVVSNPPYSQKWDPEKASHKTRFDEYGIPPKNKADYAFLLHDLYHIESNGIGAIVLPHGVLFRENKEGEIRRKLVEKGHIDAIIGLPGNMFYGTGIETVIIILKKTLRENRDILFVDASNMYIKDGKNNRFNKSHIKKIADIINERRETEISKIISFDEIEKNNFNLNISRYIELNQEKDYDLFSLVFGPISKKELKRFDNFFLNFPKIKEKMFKESQQNSDYYDLLSQDYINIIYNDSDFQNYLESFQTKVVDFINFFNDKIPNINSIKGIDLVKFEKDITEYVFSSLKFPLIDIYDVYQIVIDNFENVQEDLELLKEKFGNSDSLNIKEFLKDQIEDLPGKNKTWKSRFFSNNLIEQKFFPDSFAKLNEIQSQIDQLQSEVEDLQKTIDDEDKNNTYNYCSGEDKTCKIYNDKKDAFDQSCIKKLAKEFKNLNESFALDSFESVIIQISEKYPGIEKIKKDLTNIKNELNDKSYKQYLNLDENSFYELLISKWWDNFIKIFKEKNEEFVDEKISGISEMLNKYKHTFGDIQKKVSDLEAKMCTFLDELEGNPADMEAIKTLSNILKAN; from the coding sequence ATGAGCAAAATAACTAAACAGCAACTTGGCGCAAAAATTTGAGAAGCTGCCAAAACGCTACGAAAAAATCTTGAGGCCTATGAATATAAGGACTATATTTTAGGCTTGCTTTTATATAAATTTTTATGCCAAAAACAAATTGAATATTTAATTGAAGATGGTGTTAGTAAAGATGATCTTTATCTTTTTGATAATAAATTAGATTTTACCAATTTCGATTTCGAAAAAACTAAAATCGAAGATAAAGATGAAATTGATAAAATTAGAGATTTAACTAAAGATTCAATTGGTTATTTTATTGAATATCATAATTTATTTAATTATTGAGTCGAGAATAAAAACGATTTTAATATTGATGTTTTTCAAAGAGCATTTAATGACTTTAATGATGCCGTTAATAAAACTGAGAAAAATAAATTCGGGCCATTATTTAAGAATTTATTTTCTAAATTTGAAAATGAATTGGACAAGCTCGGTAATAATACTGGAGAAAGAACTGATAATATCCTTGGGCTTATTGATATTATCAAAGACATCCCAACGACTAGACAAGAATATGATGTTCTTGGGTTTATTTATGAGTATTTAATTGCCCAATTTGCCTCAACTGCCGGGAAAAAAAGTGGTGAATTTTACACTCCTCATGAAGTTAGTGACTTAATGTCGCGAATTGTTGCATATCACCTAAGAGAACGCGATAAGATTACTGTTTATGATCCAACAAGTGGTTCAGGTGGTCTGCTTTTAAACATTGGTAAAGAATTTAAAAAATATAATAGTAGTAAAAGTCCAGTTACTTATTATGCCCAAGAAGTTAAGAGTGAAACTTTTAACTTAACAAGAATGAACTTAATTATGTCAAACATAAACCCCACCGAAATCAAAGTTCGCAACGCCGATACTCTTGAAGATGATTGGCCTGATTTTGATAACGGAGATCCTAACGCATATACATTATTACGTGTCGATGCTGTTGTCTCAAACCCTCCATATTCACAAAAATGAGACCCAGAAAAAGCAAGTCATAAAACAAGATTCGATGAATACGGTATTCCTCCCAAAAATAAAGCAGACTATGCATTTTTATTGCATGACTTATATCACATAGAATCTAACGGAATTGGTGCGATTGTATTACCACATGGAGTTTTATTCCGCGAAAATAAAGAAGGCGAAATTAGAAGAAAACTAGTTGAAAAAGGTCACATTGATGCTATAATCGGTCTTCCTGGAAATATGTTTTACGGAACCGGAATTGAAACTGTTATTATCATTTTAAAGAAAACGCTACGTGAGAATAGAGATATTCTTTTTGTTGATGCCTCAAATATGTATATTAAAGATGGCAAAAATAACCGCTTTAATAAATCACATATCAAAAAAATTGCCGATATTATTAACGAGCGCCGTGAAACTGAAATTTCAAAAATAATTAGTTTTGACGAAATAGAAAAAAATAATTTTAACCTAAATATTTCAAGGTATATTGAATTAAATCAAGAAAAAGATTATGACCTATTTTCATTAGTTTTTGGCCCAATTAGCAAAAAGGAACTAAAACGTTTTGATAACTTTTTCCTCAATTTCCCTAAAATCAAGGAAAAAATGTTTAAAGAAAGCCAGCAAAACAGCGATTATTATGATTTGCTTTCGCAAGACTATATAAATATTATTTATAATGACAGTGATTTTCAAAATTATCTTGAATCATTTCAAACTAAAGTGGTTGATTTTATTAATTTTTTCAATGATAAGATACCTAATATTAACTCAATTAAGGGTATTGACTTAGTTAAGTTTGAAAAAGATATAACTGAGTATGTTTTTTCATCTCTAAAATTTCCATTAATTGATATTTATGATGTTTACCAAATTGTAATTGATAATTTTGAAAATGTTCAAGAAGATTTAGAACTTTTGAAGGAAAAATTTGGTAATTCTGATAGTCTAAATATTAAAGAATTTCTAAAAGATCAAATTGAAGACTTGCCTGGTAAAAATAAGACTTGAAAATCAAGGTTTTTTAGTAACAATTTAATTGAGCAAAAATTTTTTCCAGATTCTTTTGCTAAATTAAATGAGATTCAAAGTCAAATCGATCAACTCCAATCAGAAGTAGAAGATCTTCAAAAAACAATTGATGACGAAGATAAAAACAACACTTATAACTATTGCAGTGGCGAAGACAAAACTTGCAAAATTTATAATGATAAAAAAGATGCTTTTGATCAAAGTTGTATTAAAAAATTAGCTAAAGAATTTAAAAACTTAAACGAATCATTTGCTCTAGATTCTTTTGAGTCAGTAATAATTCAAATTAGTGAAAAATATCCAGGTATCGAAAAGATCAAAAAAGATTTAACTAACATAAAAAATGAGTTAAACGATAAATCATACAAACAATATTTGAATTTGGATGAAAATAGTTTCTATGAGTTATTAATTTCAAAATGGTGAGATAATTTTATTAAGATTTTCAAGGAAAAAAACGAGGAATTCGTTGATGAGAAAATCTCAGGAATATCCGAAATGTTAAACAAATATAAACACACTTTTGGTGATATTCAAAAAAAAGTTTCTGATTTGGAAGCAAAAATGTGTACTTTTTTGGATGAACTTGAGGGAAATCCCGCAGACATGGAAGCTATTAAAACATTATCTAATATTTTGAAGGCAAATTAA
- a CDS encoding Mhp366/Mhp367 family surface (lipo)protein yields MTRKKKILFSIFALFFLSAASVTAFLTYNYLNQPAAPVKKISGIDLLLESDKDKKVDSENKFSKDYLAELDQFNDFFSDQNQDLSQEYGQRESFFEQLSLLDLKKITENKIIFPEGYERFKFNTENNFVTKESEENFLGPKNNNLLVYDLNYPLVNNLIEENNNFKSNILNQKFTIFDSKARNQIFKLNRIGTYAQPLNNSNEYDWIYQKNVKFKTGTAAILDSNNEKTLLITNNHVLRPLESYKYNDENFEIRTQKIRFWNTLGGNFLEWYQNGKIYSIDRDNIALLFYVKKIYEEKISSFDQVQILEFLMNFYNDYFEIPSDFDNQKFDVGVFYFKYKKFIDDLRKLATFYKENKTDILAKIQQNQTIPDPNSAKNNSIESKFENFLATYQNFIDFWEKMVKEKPVQISEKVWKKGDSTYDFNVGLFWPKSKPMKNNFKGVYASDPQQNFSRLSLYFYTNNGPGASGSGVFNEKGELQFINGFGLINNFYDNNSRIEKNYYDKLNTNISLSGGIPLVTEDFNLTKLIKEFYPSNQKKGFTPIQNDKIIVINKKA; encoded by the coding sequence ATGACAAGGAAAAAAAAGATTTTATTTTCAATTTTTGCGTTATTTTTTCTAAGCGCAGCTTCAGTTACTGCTTTTTTGACCTACAATTATTTAAATCAACCGGCGGCTCCTGTAAAAAAAATTAGTGGCATTGATTTACTACTTGAATCAGACAAAGACAAAAAAGTTGACAGCGAAAACAAATTTAGCAAAGATTACTTAGCTGAACTTGACCAGTTTAATGATTTTTTTAGTGATCAAAATCAAGATTTAAGTCAAGAATATGGACAAAGAGAAAGTTTTTTTGAACAACTTTCTCTTTTAGATCTTAAAAAAATAACAGAAAATAAGATTATTTTTCCTGAAGGCTATGAGCGCTTTAAATTTAATACTGAAAATAACTTTGTCACAAAAGAAAGTGAAGAAAATTTTCTTGGCCCAAAAAATAATAATTTATTAGTTTATGACTTAAATTATCCTTTAGTTAATAATTTAATTGAAGAAAACAATAACTTTAAATCTAATATTTTGAATCAAAAATTTACAATTTTTGATTCAAAAGCACGAAATCAAATATTTAAACTTAATAGAATTGGCACATATGCCCAACCCTTAAATAATTCCAATGAATATGATTGAATTTACCAAAAAAACGTAAAATTTAAGACCGGAACTGCTGCAATATTAGATTCTAATAATGAAAAAACATTATTAATTACAAATAATCACGTTTTAAGACCACTGGAAAGTTATAAATACAACGATGAAAATTTCGAAATTAGAACCCAAAAAATAAGATTCTGAAATACCTTAGGCGGAAATTTTCTTGAATGATATCAAAATGGAAAAATTTATAGCATCGACAGGGATAATATAGCATTACTTTTTTATGTAAAAAAAATTTATGAGGAAAAAATTAGCAGCTTTGATCAAGTTCAAATTTTAGAATTTCTTATGAATTTCTATAATGATTATTTTGAAATTCCTTCTGATTTTGATAATCAAAAATTTGATGTTGGAGTTTTTTATTTTAAATACAAAAAGTTTATTGATGATTTAAGAAAATTAGCTACATTTTATAAAGAAAATAAAACCGATATTTTAGCAAAAATTCAACAAAATCAAACCATACCTGACCCTAATAGTGCTAAAAATAATTCAATTGAGTCAAAATTTGAAAATTTTCTAGCAACTTATCAAAATTTTATTGATTTCTGAGAAAAAATGGTCAAAGAAAAACCTGTTCAAATTTCAGAAAAAGTTTGAAAAAAAGGTGATTCAACCTATGATTTTAATGTAGGACTTTTTTGACCAAAGTCAAAACCTATGAAAAATAATTTCAAAGGCGTTTATGCCTCTGATCCACAGCAAAATTTTTCACGCTTATCATTGTACTTTTATACAAACAACGGACCTGGCGCTTCTGGTTCAGGAGTTTTTAACGAAAAAGGCGAACTCCAATTTATTAATGGATTTGGTTTAATTAACAATTTTTACGATAATAATTCACGAATAGAAAAAAATTATTACGACAAATTAAACACAAATATTTCATTATCAGGTGGAATCCCTCTTGTTACTGAAGATTTTAATTTAACAAAATTAATAAAAGAATTTTATCCTTCTAATCAAAAGAAGGGGTTTACCCCAATTCAAAACGATAAAATTATTGTAATAAATAAAAAAGCGTAA
- a CDS encoding ECF transporter S component has protein sequence MNLTTFRANIKEFFRVNHKIFRFTSFELVISGYLMAMFLVIAFIFKTSLPRRFNIAFELPFYVLIGIILSWFKGAIVAFTFDFGKLLLTSRVFFWTPEYGIVPILVAIFSSLAFNFANKNKKVLICLLILTYLITFSVFIFYFFMSESEIQRVAKDWKRLFNKKLVLLLIGIFGVILLAFTTFLVILYWKKPTQKFKNAIITLFVLGICFLIFRWLWHPFAFVQYYNRFLNRTGRDRLIENYFFFYLTPIILKSTVSFPIYSLFLINIVPLIQFLNDKHNFRWKFGY, from the coding sequence ATGAATTTAACAACATTTAGAGCAAATATTAAAGAATTTTTCAGAGTCAACCATAAAATATTTCGATTTACAAGCTTTGAACTTGTAATTTCAGGATATTTAATGGCGATGTTTTTAGTTATTGCTTTTATATTTAAAACTAGTCTTCCACGTAGATTTAACATAGCATTTGAACTTCCATTTTACGTTTTGATAGGAATAATTTTAAGTTGGTTCAAAGGTGCGATTGTTGCTTTTACGTTCGATTTTGGAAAACTTTTGCTTACAAGTCGCGTTTTTTTCTGAACCCCAGAATATGGAATTGTTCCGATTTTAGTTGCAATTTTCTCCTCGCTGGCTTTTAATTTTGCAAATAAAAATAAAAAAGTATTAATTTGCTTATTAATTTTAACTTATTTAATAACTTTTTCGGTATTTATTTTTTATTTTTTTATGAGCGAGTCTGAAATTCAAAGAGTCGCAAAAGATTGAAAAAGACTTTTTAATAAAAAATTAGTGCTTTTATTAATAGGGATTTTTGGTGTTATTTTATTAGCATTTACAACATTTTTAGTAATTTTATATTGAAAAAAACCGACTCAAAAATTTAAAAATGCAATAATAACGCTTTTTGTCCTTGGTATTTGCTTTCTCATTTTTCGTTGATTATGACATCCGTTTGCGTTTGTGCAATATTATAATCGTTTCTTGAATCGAACTGGAAGAGATAGACTTATTGAAAATTATTTTTTCTTTTATTTAACACCAATAATTCTAAAATCAACAGTTTCATTTCCAATTTATTCACTTTTTTTGATAAACATAGTGCCATTAATTCAATTTCTAAACGATAAACATAATTTTCGCTGAAAATTTGGCTATTAA
- a CDS encoding ribonuclease III family protein, whose translation MQSNKKIHEFLQKLDIKPNSIDIYIQSLTHKSYNFTNPSTPHYEMLEFLGDSAIHYAVTRAIYDNFYKNEGNSTQLRAVLTSTNYLAKVCQDLGLIELVFLGKGASEIRENNKLKADVFEAFSAAILLDQGFEKLNEFLAKYLYNGVNFACEKEYKDPKSIFQEKIQSFSSLSKINYLPTRLADGTFRVDLIWEEKKYGIGYGKSIKEAEFNAATNALNIFAVDTDQ comes from the coding sequence ATGCAATCTAATAAAAAAATTCACGAATTTTTGCAAAAATTAGATATTAAACCAAATTCAATAGATATTTATATTCAATCATTAACACATAAAAGTTACAACTTTACAAATCCCTCAACACCACATTATGAAATGTTAGAATTTTTGGGAGATTCGGCAATTCATTATGCTGTAACTCGGGCAATTTATGATAATTTTTATAAAAATGAAGGTAATTCAACTCAACTTCGCGCGGTACTTACCTCGACAAATTATTTAGCTAAAGTCTGCCAAGATTTAGGTCTAATTGAGCTTGTATTTTTAGGTAAAGGTGCATCTGAAATTCGTGAAAATAACAAGTTGAAAGCCGATGTTTTTGAAGCATTTTCAGCAGCAATTTTGCTTGATCAAGGTTTTGAAAAGCTTAATGAATTTTTGGCAAAATATTTGTATAATGGTGTAAATTTTGCATGCGAAAAAGAGTATAAAGATCCAAAGTCAATTTTTCAAGAGAAAATTCAGTCTTTTTCTTCGCTTAGTAAAATCAATTATTTACCAACTCGCCTTGCTGATGGAACTTTTCGTGTTGACCTAATTTGGGAAGAGAAAAAATACGGTATTGGCTACGGAAAATCTATTAAAGAAGCAGAATTTAACGCCGCAACTAACGCACTCAACATTTTTGCCGTTGACACAGATCAATAA
- a CDS encoding restriction endonuclease subunit S — protein sequence MEEKFFATSNCGILTSKKYAESTLFAIQFEKNSKKFISQSTIPHLISSNVLKIELKFTIDVGEQQKISQLFETFDSLILAYEQKVAYSEKIKKILLNKMFI from the coding sequence ATTGAAGAAAAATTTTTCGCTACCTCTAATTGTGGAATTTTGACTTCAAAAAAATATGCTGAAAGTACACTTTTTGCAATTCAGTTCGAAAAAAATTCCAAAAAATTTATTTCTCAAAGCACAATCCCGCATTTAATTAGCTCAAATGTCCTCAAAATTGAGCTAAAATTCACCATAGATGTTGGCGAGCAGCAAAAAATTTCGCAACTTTTTGAGACTTTCGACTCTCTAATTCTTGCCTATGAGCAAAAAGTTGCCTATTCTGAAAAAATTAAAAAAATTTTATTAAATAAAATGTTTATTTAG
- a CDS encoding IS3 family transposase, translating to MKQYKFTIEEKFKYIKIAESRGLKNAILDFAEEFREIYKNKSKSKKADKEWMLHIYANNLIRNWQKKFYNNDMKSLISTRGKIKSPRKPKKKYTINDLSENDREVYQEIMENVLRRYGIDPAIVLEELKKRKQEQEKDKNKIENSTRICSVFNINRTSIYEKIRVKKPPKKMIYDEKLLEWIRENFHLNRKVKGRDILYNIYINQGNYVSTYVFQKHYEFLGLKSIAYKRQGKPAPKEKKFTRIWTEDHIKGEFSSENFGEKWFADIKFIKINNEWFYLHSIIETKSNYLLNFSISKTRFSEETINLVKQTIKKYNIKPKFFHSDHGVEYANYKFANFLKQNGIQQSMSPKGNALANRPIEYFYAVFQRELINIEGQNFENVAIAYQKISSFIHWYNYERPQSCLSYKTPSYYMR from the coding sequence ATGAAACAATACAAATTCACAATTGAAGAGAAATTTAAATACATCAAAATTGCCGAATCTAGAGGCTTAAAAAACGCAATTTTGGATTTTGCAGAAGAATTTAGAGAAATTTACAAAAACAAATCTAAAAGTAAAAAAGCGGATAAAGAATGAATGTTGCATATATACGCTAATAATTTGATAAGAAATTGGCAAAAAAAGTTTTATAATAATGATATGAAAAGTTTAATTAGTACTCGTGGAAAAATCAAATCTCCACGCAAACCAAAGAAGAAATATACAATTAACGACCTTTCTGAAAATGATCGTGAAGTTTATCAAGAGATAATGGAGAATGTTCTTAGAAGATACGGAATTGACCCCGCAATTGTTCTTGAGGAACTCAAAAAACGAAAACAAGAGCAAGAAAAAGATAAAAACAAAATCGAAAATTCCACTAGAATTTGTAGTGTTTTTAACATTAATCGCACTTCTATTTATGAGAAAATAAGGGTAAAAAAACCACCAAAGAAAATGATTTATGATGAAAAATTACTTGAGTGAATTCGTGAAAATTTCCATTTGAATCGAAAGGTAAAAGGCCGAGACATCCTATATAATATTTACATAAATCAGGGAAATTATGTAAGCACGTACGTGTTTCAAAAACACTACGAATTTTTAGGATTAAAATCAATTGCTTATAAAAGGCAAGGAAAACCGGCGCCAAAAGAGAAAAAGTTTACACGAATTTGGACTGAAGATCATATCAAAGGTGAATTTTCCTCAGAAAATTTTGGTGAAAAATGGTTTGCTGATATTAAATTTATCAAAATTAACAACGAATGATTTTACCTACACTCAATTATTGAAACAAAATCCAATTACTTGCTCAATTTTTCGATTTCTAAAACAAGATTTTCAGAAGAAACTATAAACTTAGTGAAACAAACAATTAAAAAGTATAATATTAAACCAAAATTTTTCCATTCAGATCATGGTGTGGAATATGCAAACTACAAATTTGCTAATTTTTTGAAGCAAAATGGTATCCAACAATCAATGTCACCAAAAGGAAATGCTCTTGCAAACCGCCCTATTGAATATTTTTATGCAGTTTTTCAACGCGAATTAATTAATATTGAGGGTCAAAATTTTGAAAATGTGGCTATTGCTTATCAAAAAATAAGTTCATTTATTCATTGGTATAACTATGAAAGACCTCAAAGTTGCTTATCATATAAAACTCCAAGTTATTATATGAGGTAA
- a CDS encoding DUF402 domain-containing protein has translation MEKNSFQELYPERIINIQAYKYNGFLYRQWSNARVISNSLTHVVVSLNGSIVKKYGTKSWRFSEPTIFVFPKKTMHNAIITFKPGQHFSYHYYINLASDFIFEENTIKFVDFDIDIKIYNKKSFDIVDREEFLENKEILNYPAKLEGILSNEISKIFLLFLQKKSFFSNEYLQVFIDLCQRQKCWVR, from the coding sequence ATGGAAAAAAACTCGTTTCAAGAACTTTATCCAGAAAGAATAATCAACATTCAAGCCTATAAATATAATGGGTTTTTGTATCGCCAATGATCAAATGCAAGAGTAATTTCAAATTCACTCACTCATGTTGTTGTTAGTTTAAATGGCAGCATTGTGAAAAAATATGGCACAAAATCATGACGCTTTTCTGAACCGACTATTTTTGTTTTTCCAAAAAAAACAATGCATAATGCAATTATTACTTTTAAACCGGGTCAACATTTTAGTTATCATTACTATATAAATTTAGCTTCAGATTTTATTTTTGAAGAAAATACAATCAAATTTGTTGATTTTGATATCGATATTAAAATTTATAATAAAAAAAGTTTTGATATTGTTGACCGGGAAGAATTCCTTGAAAATAAGGAAATTTTGAACTATCCGGCAAAATTAGAAGGCATACTTTCAAACGAAATTAGCAAGATATTTCTCCTATTTTTGCAGAAAAAATCATTCTTTAGTAACGAGTATCTTCAAGTTTTTATTGATCTGTGTCAACGGCAAAAATGTTGAGTGCGTTAG